In one Cloacibacillus porcorum genomic region, the following are encoded:
- a CDS encoding helix-turn-helix domain-containing protein → MVSCIKFYRKKAGLTQGQLAKSMGVSLDTISRYETNKREPRVSDLRRMADILGCTPIELMMESEANPPIPRKVAKMRGSGMAAVA, encoded by the coding sequence ATGGTGTCATGTATTAAATTTTATCGCAAAAAAGCAGGACTTACGCAAGGACAGCTTGCAAAATCTATGGGGGTCTCTCTTGATACAATTTCAAGATACGAGACAAATAAGAGAGAGCCACGTGTTTCTGATTTACGCCGAATGGCCGATATCCTCGGTTGTACGCCGATTGAGCTTATGATGGAGTCGGAGGCAAACCCTCCTATCCCCCGGAAGGTGGCGAAGATGCGGGGGTCCGGGATGGCGGCGGTGGCGTAG
- a CDS encoding VapE domain-containing protein, with protein MRALDYSVSDIERDFLDFLGSEGIYLADNKGLKIDGRKHRVTLSGDKRGSNNGEYKVFADEWFRGWLHNWKTDEWYMWDPHKDGGVSSGSMSAEEKRALAERWEAERAERKRQEALSRAQASELARRKWEASTPADVTHGYAAKKGLGDVFGARLLGSELVYPLFDPSGEIVNIQTITAQGVKRPQTGAPIAGNFGLLVARGEVFKGVEELPLAEKESFFQTELRRLTARVWIVEGWATGCTVAEATGESIVIALNCGNLLPVVQNVRHLFPEREFVIAADNDHRSRGNPGLHAALRVFEETGVPYVYPDFDEDDAGTDWNDYAAKHGLKRCRAVMLRKLAAFKDKGLYKLKHSEPQFVDLSESGRPLGTVENLRALLAFAGMSVEYDEIKKEEVFTMPGRVWCGDNAKNAAIGEILSLCSRWRMPKSDIEPLISNIGSQNISNPVKDWILSEPWDGMNRIQNVYDSLVEEKDFPRPFKETLVRRWLISGVAAVFMKRGFRCRGVLTFVGGQGIGKTTWFRTLFGRDDFFSEGVGLNLKDKDSVKAAISAWGVEYGELEGTFNRSELPILKAFLTRGSDKMRMPWSRKESDFQRRTIYGATVNQRQFLIDDTGNARWWCIPLARITALDRGEMQQMWREVYERYYLMYLKEPKNEDCQWWLTKEEDALLAERNREFEVPSSVEEIIASRLEWECMRELWELKTTTQILHECGYPPGDIKTGTLIKAGKVLAKLTGETSKPMGHANARMWRVPPKKTVFADIVKL; from the coding sequence GTGAGGGCGCTGGATTACAGCGTAAGCGATATAGAGAGGGATTTTTTGGATTTCCTCGGCTCAGAGGGGATTTATCTCGCGGATAATAAGGGGCTGAAGATCGACGGCCGCAAGCACCGCGTTACGCTTTCCGGCGACAAGCGCGGCTCTAATAACGGCGAGTATAAGGTCTTTGCCGACGAGTGGTTTCGCGGCTGGCTGCATAATTGGAAGACGGACGAGTGGTATATGTGGGATCCGCATAAGGACGGAGGCGTCTCTTCCGGCTCTATGTCCGCCGAGGAGAAGCGGGCGCTGGCTGAGAGGTGGGAGGCGGAGAGGGCCGAGCGTAAGCGGCAGGAGGCTCTCTCCCGCGCCCAGGCTTCGGAGCTCGCACGCCGGAAGTGGGAGGCGTCTACACCGGCCGACGTCACGCACGGTTACGCGGCCAAGAAGGGGCTCGGTGATGTTTTTGGAGCGCGCCTGCTGGGCAGCGAGCTTGTTTATCCGCTCTTTGACCCCAGCGGCGAGATCGTCAATATCCAGACTATTACCGCGCAGGGTGTGAAGCGTCCGCAGACTGGCGCGCCTATTGCCGGCAATTTTGGCCTGCTTGTCGCGCGGGGGGAGGTATTTAAAGGGGTAGAAGAGCTTCCCCTTGCGGAGAAAGAGAGCTTTTTTCAGACGGAGCTGCGAAGGCTCACCGCCCGCGTCTGGATCGTCGAGGGTTGGGCGACGGGCTGCACCGTAGCGGAGGCCACGGGAGAGAGCATAGTAATTGCCCTTAACTGCGGCAATTTGCTGCCGGTGGTGCAAAATGTCCGCCATCTTTTTCCGGAGCGCGAGTTTGTCATAGCGGCGGATAATGACCACCGCTCGCGCGGCAATCCCGGTCTGCACGCGGCGCTGCGGGTTTTTGAGGAGACCGGCGTCCCCTATGTTTATCCAGATTTTGACGAGGATGACGCAGGTACGGACTGGAATGACTACGCGGCGAAGCACGGCCTTAAAAGATGCCGCGCTGTGATGCTGCGTAAGCTGGCGGCCTTCAAGGATAAGGGGCTTTATAAGCTGAAGCATTCGGAGCCTCAGTTTGTGGATCTCTCAGAGAGCGGCCGGCCTTTGGGTACGGTGGAAAATTTGCGGGCGCTTTTAGCCTTCGCGGGCATGTCGGTGGAATATGACGAGATCAAGAAGGAGGAGGTCTTTACGATGCCTGGGCGTGTCTGGTGCGGCGATAACGCCAAGAACGCCGCGATCGGCGAGATACTCTCTCTCTGTTCGCGCTGGCGGATGCCGAAGAGCGATATTGAACCTCTCATCTCGAACATCGGCTCGCAGAATATCAGCAATCCCGTCAAGGACTGGATACTCTCCGAGCCCTGGGACGGCATGAATCGTATCCAGAATGTCTATGACTCGCTTGTAGAGGAGAAGGATTTTCCGCGCCCCTTCAAAGAGACGCTGGTGCGCCGCTGGCTCATCTCCGGAGTGGCCGCCGTCTTTATGAAGCGCGGCTTCCGCTGCCGTGGCGTGCTGACCTTCGTCGGCGGACAAGGGATAGGCAAGACGACCTGGTTTCGCACGCTCTTTGGCAGGGATGATTTTTTTTCGGAGGGTGTCGGCCTCAACCTTAAGGATAAGGACAGCGTAAAGGCCGCCATCTCTGCCTGGGGGGTGGAATACGGCGAGCTGGAGGGGACTTTCAACCGCTCCGAGCTGCCGATCCTCAAGGCGTTTCTCACTCGCGGTTCGGATAAGATGCGTATGCCCTGGAGCCGCAAGGAGTCGGATTTCCAGCGTCGTACGATTTACGGTGCGACGGTGAACCAGAGGCAGTTTCTTATCGACGATACGGGCAACGCGCGCTGGTGGTGTATCCCGCTGGCGAGGATCACGGCGCTGGACCGCGGCGAGATGCAGCAGATGTGGCGCGAGGTCTATGAGCGCTATTACCTTATGTACCTCAAAGAGCCTAAAAACGAGGATTGTCAATGGTGGCTGACGAAAGAGGAGGACGCGCTGCTTGCGGAACGCAACCGCGAGTTCGAGGTTCCCTCCAGCGTCGAGGAGATAATCGCCTCACGCCTTGAGTGGGAATGTATGCGCGAACTGTGGGAGCTGAAGACGACGACGCAGATCCTGCACGAGTGCGGCTATCCTCCGGGAGACATAAAGACCGGGACTTTGATCAAGGCGGGCAAGGTGCTGGCGAAGCTCACCGGCGAAACTTCAAAGCCGATGGGGCACGCCAATGCGAGGATGTGGCGCGTGCCGCCAAAGAAGACTGTCTTTGCGGATATTGTCAAATTATGA
- a CDS encoding sigma factor-like helix-turn-helix DNA-binding protein — translation MSSYKHRMAEGAIKDFPKIKQDYDSYKLMLDARALAGGGCIFDERVDGGGVSDSAGERYMDRYNDPVLRKLQALVEGIYTAYYELPPAERRVIALRYWQNLDVPDVAHELMFSESNVYRYTRSALSYLYRQILSVQPLLEDWRTGGLK, via the coding sequence ATGAGCTCATATAAGCACCGGATGGCCGAAGGAGCTATCAAGGATTTTCCGAAGATCAAGCAGGACTATGACAGCTATAAGCTTATGCTGGACGCCAGGGCGCTTGCCGGCGGCGGCTGTATTTTCGACGAACGGGTGGACGGCGGCGGAGTTTCCGACAGCGCCGGCGAGAGGTATATGGATCGGTATAACGATCCTGTGCTGCGGAAGCTTCAGGCTCTTGTGGAGGGAATCTATACGGCTTATTACGAACTGCCGCCTGCCGAACGCAGAGTGATTGCCTTACGCTACTGGCAAAATCTTGATGTCCCCGATGTCGCACATGAACTTATGTTCAGCGAAAGTAATGTTTACAGGTACACCCGCAGCGCGCTCAGCTATCTTTATCGGCAGATTTTAAGCGTTCAGCCATTACTTGAAGACTGGAGAACGGGCGGGTTAAAATGA
- a CDS encoding terminase small subunit, with amino-acid sequence MALSEMQERFCQFYVGECRGNGTEAVVRAGYTENRSSAAVIASQNLRKLNIISRIKDLRREALEASGFDKERVREAIMRRMMGIVSTSLTDIVHISPSRDDPHRREILKELAEKNGGQQILDFGELLFVPTTGLTDEADGAIKKFKAIQPTEHSDGGLEVEMHDPIAAARLLAEISGLKQPDTEVNVNVSPAVILQQVEARQAGASANG; translated from the coding sequence ATGGCGCTTAGCGAGATGCAGGAGCGTTTTTGTCAGTTTTATGTCGGTGAATGCCGGGGCAACGGCACTGAGGCAGTCGTCCGCGCCGGGTATACTGAGAATAGAAGTTCTGCCGCTGTTATTGCCAGCCAGAACTTAAGGAAGCTTAATATTATCAGTCGTATCAAGGATTTAAGACGTGAAGCACTCGAAGCCTCCGGCTTTGATAAGGAGCGGGTTCGTGAGGCGATAATGCGGCGAATGATGGGGATCGTGAGCACGAGCCTGACGGATATCGTGCATATTTCACCCAGCAGGGACGATCCTCACCGCAGAGAGATCTTAAAAGAGCTTGCCGAGAAGAACGGCGGCCAGCAGATACTTGATTTCGGCGAGCTGCTTTTTGTGCCGACGACGGGGCTGACCGATGAGGCGGACGGCGCGATCAAGAAGTTTAAGGCGATTCAGCCGACGGAGCATTCCGACGGCGGTCTTGAGGTGGAGATGCACGACCCCATTGCCGCCGCGCGTCTGTTGGCGGAGATATCGGGGCTCAAACAGCCGGATACGGAGGTAAACGTGAATGTCTCTCCGGCGGTGATTTTACAGCAGGTGGAGGCCCGCCAGGCGGGGGCGAGCGCCAATGGATAA